In Papaver somniferum cultivar HN1 chromosome 1, ASM357369v1, whole genome shotgun sequence, a genomic segment contains:
- the LOC113305669 gene encoding probable galacturonosyltransferase 10 has translation MRRRAVDFRRPVRRRYSNVFLLTLCGLVILLFIVLLSQDKQTKSRSPISQKSFRNRVTETLNITEEMLSPNSITRQLSDQISLAKAFVVIAKESNNLQFAWELSAQIRNSQVLLSDAAIRRSPLSTGESETAIRDMALLLYQAQQLHYDSATMIMRLKAKIQSLEEQSNAVSEKSSKYGQIAAEEVPKSLYCLGVRLTDGWYKSSTIQRQLTEGRRIAAKLTDNNLYHFCVFSDNILATSVVVNSTALNSDAPEDIVFHLVTDEVNYAPMKAWFSLNSFRGVTVEVQKFEDFSWLNASYVPVLKQLQDSDTQNYYFSGNNDNGRTPIKYRNPKYLSMLNHLRFYIPEVFPELKKVVFLDDDVVVQKDLSPLFSINMNSNVNGAVETCMETFHRYHKYLNYSHPLIRTHFDPDACGWAFGMNIFDLVEWRKRNVTGIYHYWQENNVDRTLWKLGTLPPGLLTFYGLTEPLDPKWHVLGLGYTNVEPELIEKGAVLHFNGNSKPWLKIGMEKYKPLWDKYVDYTNTLMQQCNVH, from the exons ATGAGGAGAAGAGCTGTAGATTTTCGAAGGCCAGTAAGGAGGAGGTACTCAAATGTTTTCCTTTTAACATTATGTGGGTTAGTTATTTTATTGTTTATTGTTCTCCTCAGTCAAGATAAGCAAACCAAATCAAGATCACCAATTTCTCAG AAATCCTTCAGGAACCGAGTTACAGAAACCCTTAACATCACTGAAGAAATGTTGAGCCCAAACTCGATTACAAGGCAGTTGAGTGATCAGATTTCCCTAGCAAAAGCTTTTGTTGTAATTGCAAAAGAAAGCAATAACCTCCAATTTGCGTGGGAACTAAGTGCGCAGATACGCAACTCTCAGGTCCTTCTCTCTGATGCTGCTATTAGACGGTCACCCTTATCAACTGGAGAGTCAGAAACTGCGATCCGTGATATGGCTCTTCTCCTCTACCAAGCTCAACAGCTTCACTATGACAGTGCAACCATGATAATGAGGCTAAAAGCCAAGATCCAGTCTCTTGAAGAACAGTCAAATGCGGTAAGTGAGAAGAGCTCGAAGTATGGACAAATAGCTGCCGAGGAAGTCCCAAAAAGCTTGTATTGTCTTGGTGTAAGGCTAACGGATGGATGGTATAAAAGCTCAACCATTCAGAGGCAACTCACTGAGGGACGGCGAATTGCAGCTAAACTCACAGACAACAATCTGTACCATTTCTGTGTTTTCTCTGACAATATTCTTGCAACATCAGTTGTGGTCAATTCAACAGCTCTGAACTCCGATGCTCCGGAGGATATTGTTTTCCACCTGGTAACCGATGAAGTAAACTATGCTCCGATGAAGGCATGGTTTTCCCTGAACAGCTTCCGAGGAGTGACAGTAGAGGTCCAAAAGTTTGAAGATTTTAGCTGGCTTAATGCTTCTTACGTCCCTGTTCTTAAGCAGCTTCAAGACTCTGACACTCAAAATTATTACTTCTCTGGCAACAATGACAATGGTCGGACTCCAATCAAATATCGGAATCCGAAATATCTGTCTATGCTTAACCATCTTAGGTTCTACATTCCAGAAGTTTTTCCTGAGTTGAAGAAGGTGGTATTtcttgatgatgatgttgtggttCAAAAAGACTTGTCGCCTCTTTTTTCCATTAATATGAATAGCAACGTGAATGGGGCTGTGGAGACTTGCATGGAAACGTTCCATAGATACCACAAATACTTGAATTACTCGCATCCGCTAATCCGAACACATTTTGACCCAGATGCATGTGGATGGGCTTTTGGAatgaatatttttgatttggttgaaTGGAGGAAAAGGAATGTCACTGGCATCTATCACTATTGGCAAGAAAATAATGTTGATAGGACGTTATGGAAACTTGGAACACTGCCACCTGGACTATTGACTTTCTATGGTCTAACAGAGCCTTTAGATCCTAAATGGCATGTGTTAGGTTTGGGTTACACCAATGTTGAACCGGAGTTGATTGAAAAGGGGGCAGTCTTGCATTTCAATGGGAACTCAAAACCATGGTTGAAGATTGGAATGGAAAAATACAAACCGCTATGGGACAAGTATGTAGATTACACTAATACtctaatgcagcagtgcaatgtcCATTAA